A stretch of Paludisphaera borealis DNA encodes these proteins:
- the argH gene encoding argininosuccinate lyase has protein sequence MASKPWGGRFDAGTDRRVEEFTESISFDQRLFRHDILGSQAHARMLAHVGLLTDDERDQIVRGLSEIQTEIEEGRFPFVLEREDVHMHIESALTEKLGDVGRKLHTGRSRNDQVSTDVKLWTRDAIDRLVIGLVHLQRSFVQAAERHRDVILPGYTHMQRAQPILAPHYFLAYVEKLERDRTRLLDARKRLNVLPLGAAALAGTSIPIDRAFTARELGFDGVAANSLDVSSDRDFAIESVFTLTLIAEHLAGWAEEWILWSTQEFGFLALPDAICTGSSIMPQKKNPDVLELIRGRSARVVGALTTLLVLIKGLPLAYNRDLQEDKQPLFDAFDTVEACVALAAVVVDGARLRADRIAERIDEGFLDATTFMEYLILKGIPQRTAHEVIGRLVGLCERRGLKRLADLTDAELAEAHPKLDAEARGVLGVEQSIKAFKSYGSTAPDEVAKQLEGWKARLEV, from the coding sequence GTGGCCAGTAAGCCCTGGGGCGGGCGGTTTGACGCCGGGACGGATCGGCGGGTGGAGGAGTTCACAGAGTCGATCTCCTTCGACCAGCGGCTGTTCCGTCACGACATCCTGGGCTCGCAGGCGCACGCGCGGATGCTCGCGCACGTCGGGTTGTTGACGGACGACGAGCGCGACCAGATCGTGCGAGGGCTGTCGGAGATCCAGACCGAGATCGAGGAAGGGCGGTTCCCGTTCGTTCTGGAGCGGGAAGACGTCCACATGCACATCGAGTCGGCCTTGACCGAGAAGCTCGGCGACGTCGGCCGCAAGCTGCACACGGGCCGGAGCCGGAATGATCAAGTGTCGACCGACGTAAAACTCTGGACCCGCGACGCCATCGACCGGCTCGTCATCGGCCTCGTCCACCTTCAGCGGTCGTTCGTCCAGGCGGCCGAGCGGCATCGCGACGTGATCCTGCCGGGCTACACGCACATGCAGCGCGCCCAGCCGATCCTCGCCCCTCATTACTTCCTGGCGTACGTCGAGAAGCTCGAACGCGATCGAACCCGGCTGCTCGACGCGCGCAAGCGACTCAACGTCCTGCCGTTGGGCGCGGCGGCCTTGGCCGGGACGAGCATCCCCATCGACCGCGCGTTCACGGCCCGCGAGCTGGGCTTCGACGGCGTGGCGGCCAACAGCCTGGACGTCTCCAGCGACCGCGATTTCGCCATCGAGTCGGTCTTCACCCTCACCCTGATCGCCGAGCACCTGGCGGGCTGGGCCGAGGAGTGGATCCTCTGGAGCACCCAGGAGTTCGGCTTTCTGGCGCTGCCGGACGCCATCTGCACCGGCAGCAGCATCATGCCGCAGAAGAAGAATCCCGACGTCCTCGAACTGATCCGGGGCCGGTCCGCCCGGGTCGTCGGGGCGCTGACGACGCTCCTCGTTCTGATCAAGGGCCTGCCGCTCGCCTACAACCGCGACCTGCAAGAAGACAAACAGCCGCTGTTCGACGCCTTCGACACGGTCGAAGCCTGCGTGGCGCTGGCGGCGGTCGTCGTCGACGGCGCCCGGCTGAGGGCCGACCGGATCGCCGAACGGATCGACGAAGGCTTCCTCGACGCCACCACGTTCATGGAATACCTGATCCTCAAGGGCATCCCCCAGCGCACCGCCCACGAGGTCATTGGCCGGCTGGTCGGCCTCTGCGAGCGCCGAGGGTTGAAACGCCTGGCCGACCTGACCGACGCCGAACTCGCCGAGGCCCACCCGAAACTCGACGCCGAAGCGCGGGGCGTGCTGGGCGTCGAACAGTCGATCAAGGCGTTCAAGTCGTACGGTTCGACCGCCCCGGACGAGGTCGCCAAGCAACTCGAAGGCTGGAAGGCCAGGCTGGAAGTCTGA
- the lysA gene encoding diaminopimelate decarboxylase — MEAFQYRGNELYCEGVSVAELAKQYGTPLYVYSQAALVGSLKALQDAYAEVDPLICYSVKANSNLGVLKVLGAHGSGFDVVSGGELFRVQKAGGDPGMTVFAGVGKSDPEIAQAIEAGVLMFNVESEAELASIARVAAGMNRVAPIALRVNPDVDPKTHRYTSTGQKESKFGLDIERALRIAETVKDLPSLTMIGMHMHIGSQITTVEPYAKAVAKGVELIAKLRAMGHPIAWYNMGGGYGIAYRGPEAKPVSEFAEAILPGLKATGCRLAIEPGRVIAGNAGILVSRVLYTKQSGDKRFLIQDAAMNDLIRPALYESFHRIWPVTVPQGLPAPPADYEAAIEGAEPWDVVGPICESGDFFAKDRALPPLGPGALLATFSAGAYGMVMASNYNTRPRAAEILVNGDGASLVRRRETLDDLVAQEVGL; from the coding sequence ATGGAAGCCTTTCAATACCGCGGCAATGAGCTTTACTGTGAAGGCGTTTCGGTGGCCGAACTGGCCAAGCAGTACGGGACGCCGCTGTACGTGTACAGCCAGGCGGCTCTGGTGGGCTCGCTGAAGGCGCTGCAAGACGCCTACGCCGAGGTCGACCCGCTGATCTGCTACTCGGTGAAGGCGAACTCGAACCTGGGCGTGCTGAAAGTGCTGGGCGCGCACGGCAGCGGGTTCGACGTGGTTTCCGGCGGCGAGCTGTTCCGGGTTCAGAAGGCCGGCGGCGACCCGGGCATGACGGTGTTCGCCGGGGTGGGCAAGAGCGACCCCGAGATCGCCCAGGCGATCGAGGCCGGGGTCTTGATGTTCAACGTCGAGAGCGAGGCCGAACTCGCGTCGATCGCCCGGGTGGCGGCGGGGATGAACCGGGTCGCGCCGATCGCGCTGCGGGTCAATCCCGACGTCGATCCGAAAACGCACCGGTACACCTCGACCGGCCAGAAGGAGTCGAAGTTCGGGCTCGACATCGAGCGCGCGTTGCGGATCGCCGAGACGGTCAAGGATCTGCCGAGCCTGACGATGATCGGCATGCACATGCACATCGGCTCGCAGATCACGACCGTCGAGCCGTACGCCAAGGCGGTGGCCAAGGGGGTCGAGCTGATCGCCAAGCTGCGGGCGATGGGCCATCCGATCGCCTGGTACAACATGGGAGGCGGCTACGGCATCGCCTATCGAGGCCCCGAGGCCAAGCCGGTGAGTGAATTCGCCGAGGCGATCCTGCCGGGGCTGAAGGCCACCGGCTGCCGGCTGGCGATCGAGCCCGGGCGGGTGATCGCGGGCAACGCCGGCATCCTGGTCAGTCGTGTGTTATATACCAAGCAGTCGGGCGATAAGCGATTTTTGATTCAGGACGCGGCGATGAACGACCTGATCCGCCCCGCGCTCTACGAATCGTTCCACCGGATCTGGCCGGTGACGGTCCCGCAAGGTCTGCCGGCGCCCCCGGCCGACTACGAGGCCGCCATCGAAGGGGCCGAGCCGTGGGACGTCGTCGGGCCGATCTGCGAGAGCGGCGACTTCTTCGCCAAGGACCGCGCCTTGCCCCCACTGGGCCCGGGCGCGCTTCTGGCCACGTTCTCCGCCGGCGCCTACGGGATGGTGATGGCCTCGAACTACAACACGCGCCCCCGCGCCGCCGAGATTCTCGTTAACGGCGACGGCGCCAGCCTCGTCCGCCGCCGCGAGACCCTCGACGACCTCGTGGCCCAGGAAGTCGGATTGTAA